GGAGTTGACAAAGAGCTGCATGGCGGCCATGAAGATCAGTGCCATAAGCGCCGAAGAAAAGCCCACCTCGGTTAAGGTGAAGCTTTTTCGGGCCTTCTTGAGAGAAAAGGGTTGACGTTTTTTCATTATTGCACGAGGGTTTTTGAGATAAGCGTACTGGCGGAGTAGTGGTGCATCTGGCTCACACCACCCCAGCCCCACCACTGCACCGTGACTGTCACACGGATTAGGTTGTAGGAGGTGGTACTTCCTGTGGTGACAACACTCGGGGTGAAGGGCTCGATAAAAATATAGCCACGCGGGCGGGTCGCGCTGGTCGTGTCTTGAGTCCCCGACGAGGTCATCCCCCCCGGGAAGTAGCGCCAGAGGTTGTCTGTCGTGGTGAACTCGACCGTGGTAGAGACATCCCCGTTGGCGTTATTAAGAGGCGCAGTGCCCGTCCCATCGATGATCATGAGCCCATTTTGGTTGAGCTGGCTCCCTTCGATGTTGGAGTAGCCCGCCTCTTGAAGCTGGGCGATCTTGTGCATCACCAGCATCTGGGCCTGGTTGAACTCGGAGGCGTAGCGCACCGAGCGCGCCATGATCGGCAAGGTCATCCCCGCCAAGACAATCATGGAGCTGAGGATCATCATGGCGAGCATCACCTCGAAAAAGGTAAAGCCGCGTGGGTGACGTCTTGTGTGATGGCTGCGTTGAGTTCGGATAGACATGATCGTATTGTTAATTTTGGGAGGGAAGAGGTATTTCGGTTAGGGCTATTTCACCTTGGCAAAATACCTGTTTTTGGTAAGATTACGGGCTGTTTTTATGTTCTTTGTCACTATCTGTTGATATTAGATACTATTTAATGAGGCTTTAATGGTAAGGCCTGAGGGCTCCAAAAACAAGATGTAGGTCC
This genomic interval from Armatimonas rosea contains the following:
- a CDS encoding prepilin-type N-terminal cleavage/methylation domain-containing protein, encoding MSIRTQRSHHTRRHPRGFTFFEVMLAMMILSSMIVLAGMTLPIMARSVRYASEFNQAQMLVMHKIAQLQEAGYSNIEGSQLNQNGLMIIDGTGTAPLNNANGDVSTTVEFTTTDNLWRYFPGGMTSSGTQDTTSATRPRGYIFIEPFTPSVVTTGSTTSYNLIRVTVTVQWWGWGGVSQMHHYSASTLISKTLVQ